In Proteobacteria bacterium CG1_02_64_396, the DNA window GGCGGGGCCGTGGCCGGTGAAGTAGCGCCGGACGAGCTCGGTCAGCCCCTCTTCGCGGCTCAAAGAGGGGGAGGGGGGGAGCCATTGGTCGAGGAGGACGAAGGTCTGCTGTTTGCCCGCTACGGGGCCGAAGCAGATCGTCCCCTGCTGGGCCAGATGGCACAGAATGTGGTAGCCCCGCTGTCCAGTTGTGGCGATCCCGGCCCCATCCAGGGTTTGCATCACCTCTCCCCGCGTCAGCTGTGTTCCATCCAGCGCTTGTTCCAGCACGGTGCGGGCGCGGGTGTAGGTCGCGGCGTCGAGCCCGAGCTGGGTGTCGCGCCGGGCGGTGTTGGCCAGGCGACGGGGAGCGAGCAGGGCCAACATCCAGCGTAGGTCGCTCCCCGCCACCGCATGCAACGTGCCGCGCATCGGCCAGGAGCGGACGATGGTTTGATCGGCAAAGGCCGCCTCGATGTCGGCGCGGGTGCTGCCGGACAGGCGCAGCCCAATGGCCCAGAGCAGGCTAGGGTAATCCTGCCCCTGCATCGCCCCGAGGGTGTGCACCACCTCAAGTGGGGTGCGGGCTTGGCTGCCTTGGATCAGCTGATGGCGTAACCTCAAGGGGGGGATGGCGGTGGGGGTCATGGGTCGGCGCTCTACCGGGTCGCCTCAACGTGGCGGGCGAAGTTGTCCAGAATCGCCTGCCAGCCGCTGTGCTGCTGCTCGGCGCTGTGCTCCTGCTCGGCTTCGAAGGTAACCCGCACCGTCACCCCCGTCCCCTCTTCGAGGAATTCAACCTGGGCTGTGCGCTCGCCAAAACGGTATGCGAGCAGCGACATGGGGACGACCTGGGTGTAGGTGCCGACGAAGTCGAAACCCGCGCTGCCATCCTTGGCCTCCATGCGGGATGAAAACCGACCACCGACCCGCAGATCGACCTGGGCGTCGGTGGTGTGCCAGTCGTCGGAGGCGGCGTTCCATTGTTTGATATCGTCGGGGGTGGTGTAGGCGTGCCAAACCTCGGCCAGGGGGGCGGCGATGGTGGTTGCGACGGTGATGTTCATGGGGTGCTCCTTGGGGGTGGTATTGAATCAAAGGGGGCCGAGCTGCGTCCGCCGCCGAGGCGGAACTCCTACAAAAGCCTGTTGCTGCCGATGCTGCGCGCCCTTTTGGGGGACGGGCTGCGTTGCGTCCGCTGTTCGTGGCGGCGAGCCTCCTTACCCCCGCTTGCTGCGCATCGCCAGGCAATGTTCCAGCGCTGGATCGCCCGCCAGCCTGCGGTACTCCTCCCCCTCAACCGGAAAGAGGGCGATTTTGCCCGCCGCGTTGTAGTGCGCCCCCCAGCCGTATTGTTTGGTCAGCGGCGAGGCACGCATACAAGCGTGGGGTTTGGCGAAGAGCGCCCCC includes these proteins:
- a CDS encoding ATPase encodes the protein MNITVATTIAAPLAEVWHAYTTPDDIKQWNAASDDWHTTDAQVDLRVGGRFSSRMEAKDGSAGFDFVGTYTQVVPMSLLAYRFGERTAQVEFLEEGTGVTVRVTFEAEQEHSAEQQHSGWQAILDNFARHVEATR